The DNA region GAGTATCTTCATGAGCGTCGATTTGCCCGCCCCGTTCTCCCCCAGCAGGGCATGAACTTCCCCGGGGCAAAGCGTGAAGGAAACCCCTTTGAGAACGGGGGCTCCCTGAAATGACTTGCGAATGTTTTCCAGTTTGAGCAAAGGTTCCGTCATGATGAATCCCCGTTTGATTTCAATCATTCTGTGATCCGTTCATCTCCGGTTCCGGCTTGGTCTCCGGCGACGTTCGGGGATGACCGGATCCCGGCCCACCGTGGGGGGGTGAGTGGCACCGGACGAACCGGGTTCAGTTCTTCCGGCTTTCCAGTTCGTCCACTTCTCTCCGGGAGGGCATGCCGGTCTGCGCCCCGAACCGGGTGACGGCCAGTGAACCCGTGCAGACGGCGAAACGCACGGCGTCCGGCAGCGACCTCCCTTCCGCCAGTGCCACGGCGAGCCCGGCATGGAAGGCGTCCCCGGCGCCGGTGGTGTCGACCACCCGCACTGACCGGCCCGGTTCTGTTCCCCAATGGTCCCGTTCATCCAGGAAGGCCGCTCCGTCCGCTCCAAGCGTGACGACGACCTGCCCCGCTCCCCTTTGCCTGAGCTGCCGCATGGCTTTCGGCAACGCTTTCCCTTCCGCCGGAAGTCCGGTGAGCGTTTCCAGTTCGATGCGGTTCGGACAGATCACATCGGTCAGGGCCAGCAACTCATCGGGCAGTTCACGGACCGGAGCGGGATTGAGCATCACCCGCACCCCTCGCCGTTTGGCCGTCCGTGCGGCAGCGATCACGGTTTCCATCGGGATTTCCAGTTGCAGGAGAACAGCGTCCGCCTCCGCGATCCGGTCTTCATGGGCGGCCACGTCATCCGGTGACAGGCGTCCGTTGGCTCCCGGCACCACGATGATCGAATTGTCCCCGCCCGCCAGCGTGATGCCCGCCACGCCGGAAGGAACATCATCGAGCACCCGGACCGCTGCGGTGTCAACACCGCTTCCCCGGAGGGAGTCCAACAAGGTGTGACCGAACGGGTCTCCGCCCACGACGCCAATCATGTGAACGTCCGCGTCGAGCCGTGCGGCCGCCACTGCCTGATTGGCCCCTTTTCCGCCGGGGATGAACCGCACCGACTCTCCCATCACCGTTTCTCCCATTCGCGGCGGTCGGATTGCTTCGATCACCACGTCCATGTTGATGCTGCCCACCACCACCAGCCTCGGTTTGCGCGACATGCGTTCACCTCCCGGACAAACAATTGCGACCGATCGGTCATATTTATAATTCCGAAAACTATGATAACATATTTTTCTGTTTTTGCAACAATAATGCAGCCCCCTGGATCCGGTAAAACGGATGCCAAACGAGTTTCCCTTTGTGCCGAAAAGGAAATGAGGCCCTTTCCCCAGCATGGTGACCAGAGAGCTCCTGTGAATCCGTTCCGAAGAATTGTCTGTTGGTATCCCCACCTTCCGGACCGCAAACACATCAACAGGCCCGGTGCACATGGGTGCGTCGGGCCTGCATGATTTCACGGTCCAATCTCCCATACCGCTCCCCGCTTGTTGTCGGGCTCCCGGGATGTCCCCCTGATCCCTTCCACCGAGAGTCCGCACTCCACCAGCCGATACATTGGGGAAAGCAGCTTCCGCTCCATCCGCTGGAAACCGGAAGGAATGTCTCCCCGATCCGAAGTTCAGTCCCATTCTCCTGACGGAACGTTGGCTTCCCATGCTTCGCACGGGCGGGCCACCTCCCGGCTTCACCTCTTAAGGTCGGATGGACATCAAGAACCGGGGAAACAGTCGCAATTCGAACATTCTCTCCCTCCCCGGATCACGCGGACGCAGTCGGCACATTCAATGGCATCACAGCCGCAGTAGAAGAGGGAATCACAGACTTCATCACACGAATCCCGTTTCTCTTTTCGCCGATGATAAAGAAACAGGATCAAACCGGACAACAGCACGCCCGCCCCCAGAAACGCCCATGCGTATACGTACTCTCCTTCCCGGAACAACAAAACAGCCACGATGTACAGTACAAGATTGAGTGAAAGCATACCGAAAAACATGTGCCGGATGACTCCTTTCAACCAACAAAGAATTTCCCGCCGAAAGGGAACATGAATCATCCTCTCACAAAAATCATTCCATAAAGAAACCGCCCACCAGGGGCGAGGCTTGAAGAATGCGGTGGCTTCAAGAATAATGTTCCGTCTCACTTGTCAATGCCTTTGACATGTTGGCCGGCAAGGACGACGTGGATGTGACTCCACACTCCCTCGACGGGACGGTTCACGGACAGAGGAATCAGGTGGAAGCCGGACACCAAATCTCCTTCACGTCCTTAAGTTCAAATGAATGCAGGATCCGATCTGAGCGAACGGATCCAAGCAAGGAACCATTCATCCTGAAGAGGGATTTTCCGCAAGAAACTCAAAAAATATGAGCGAGGACATGTCATTCAAACGTTCGGGAGGGGAAGGGAATCATGAAGTCGGATCTGGAGTACATGCAGGAAGCCGTACTGGAAGGAAGAAAAGCGCAAGGGAAAACAGGAACCAATCCGCCGGTGGGAGCCATCATCGTGAAAGACGGGGAGATTGTCGGCAGAGGCCACACCTCGCATCTCGGCGGTCCGCACGCCGAGGTGAACGCTCTCCGGATGGCCGGGGAAAAAGCAAAAGGAGCCACTGTTTATTGCACGTTGGAGCCTTGCTCTCATTACGGCCGGACTCCGCCTTGCGCCGAGGCTCTGGTGAAAGCGCAAGTGGCCCGGGTGGTGGTGGGAATCCTGGATCCGTATCCCAAAGTCAACGGAAAAGGCGTCGAATACCTGAGGCAGCATGGCATTGAAGTCAGCGTGGGCTATCTGGAAGAGATCATCAAAGAGGATCTGAAGGAGTTTTTGGAGAGAGTCCAAAAAGGCACTCAACAATAAGGAATGTCATCAAACAAGCCACAGGGCGTTCCCTGTGGCTTTGATGTTTCGCACTTCAGTCAGTGGCTTTCAGAAACTCTTCGACGGTGCCGGAAATGGACTCCATCAGCGCGTGAAACAACTTCTTTCCTTTTTCCTGACTCGCTTTGGCCGGGAAACCGATGGTTCCCGTGGAAGTATACGCCTTCATTCCCAACGTTTCCAGCAGTGGCCGCCCCGGCGAATCCACATCTCTGATGTGTTCCTCCCGGACCGTTCCCTCAGAAGTCAGGTACAAAAGCAGAGAAGTCTCTCCCTCTCCCGCGTGCATGTCTTGGCTGGTCGTGTGGGACAGTCCCGCATCCTGGTAGGCCGCGTTCCAATGTTTCTGCGACGGAACCAGCAACAGTTTCGGCTTCGGGATGTTCAGTTCCTGGACAATGTTGCGCAACAGATGGTTGCCGCCATGGCCGTTGACAATGACGCATCGCCGGATTCCCTGATATTCCATGGAGTCCACAAGATCTTTGACATATGCGTAAATGGTAGGCACCCGCAATGAAAAAGAACCCGGGAATCCGAAGTGCTCAAAAGAGGCGGACACCGGCAACATGGGGAACAAAAAGGAAGGATGGAACCGTCGGGAAAGCTCTCTCGCAATCGCTTCGGCAATGATTCCGTCCGTTCCGACGGGAAGATGAGGACCATGCTGCTCCAATGATCCCACAGGGAAAAACGCAAGCCGAACGCCTTCCATCTCCGGCCAGGTTGACCGATAGTCCACACCATCACCCACTTTTTCTGATATTTCCCCGTTTCCATTCACGTTTGATCAATGCCCCGTCTCCACCGCGGTCCCGCAAGCGGCGGCCGGTTTTCGGGGCGGCACTCCGATCCCTTCCAGTTCAAACCCGAGTTCGACGATCCGATTCGGAGGCAGGAAGTTGCGGGTGTCCAGAACGTAACGCTGACGCATGGCGTCTCCGATGGCCGACCAATCCAGCTCCAGGTACTCCCTCCAATGGGTGAGCAGGATGATCGCATCCGCTCCTTCGGCCACGTCTTCGGGACGGTCACAGTAGTGAACCGGAAGATCCGGGTTGACCTCCCGGAACATG from Staphylospora marina includes:
- the rbsK gene encoding ribokinase; protein product: MSRKPRLVVVGSINMDVVIEAIRPPRMGETVMGESVRFIPGGKGANQAVAAARLDADVHMIGVVGGDPFGHTLLDSLRGSGVDTAAVRVLDDVPSGVAGITLAGGDNSIIVVPGANGRLSPDDVAAHEDRIAEADAVLLQLEIPMETVIAAARTAKRRGVRVMLNPAPVRELPDELLALTDVICPNRIELETLTGLPAEGKALPKAMRQLRQRGAGQVVVTLGADGAAFLDERDHWGTEPGRSVRVVDTTGAGDAFHAGLAVALAEGRSLPDAVRFAVCTGSLAVTRFGAQTGMPSRREVDELESRKN
- the ribD gene encoding bifunctional diaminohydroxyphosphoribosylaminopyrimidine deaminase/5-amino-6-(5-phosphoribosylamino)uracil reductase RibD, producing the protein MKSDLEYMQEAVLEGRKAQGKTGTNPPVGAIIVKDGEIVGRGHTSHLGGPHAEVNALRMAGEKAKGATVYCTLEPCSHYGRTPPCAEALVKAQVARVVVGILDPYPKVNGKGVEYLRQHGIEVSVGYLEEIIKEDLKEFLERVQKGTQQ
- a CDS encoding creatininase family protein, yielding MDYRSTWPEMEGVRLAFFPVGSLEQHGPHLPVGTDGIIAEAIARELSRRFHPSFLFPMLPVSASFEHFGFPGSFSLRVPTIYAYVKDLVDSMEYQGIRRCVIVNGHGGNHLLRNIVQELNIPKPKLLLVPSQKHWNAAYQDAGLSHTTSQDMHAGEGETSLLLYLTSEGTVREEHIRDVDSPGRPLLETLGMKAYTSTGTIGFPAKASQEKGKKLFHALMESISGTVEEFLKATD